Proteins found in one Bombus terrestris chromosome 1, iyBomTerr1.2, whole genome shotgun sequence genomic segment:
- the LOC100652149 gene encoding COP9 signalosome complex subunit 2: protein MSDGEDDFMCEEEEDYGLEYSEDSNSEPDVDLENQYYNSKALKEDDPKAALQSFQKVLDLEGGEKGEWGFKALKQMIKINFKLGNYKEMMARYKQLLTYIKSAVTRNHSEKSINSILDYISTSKNMELLQDFYETTLDALKDAKNDRLWFKTNTKLGKLYFDRSDFNKLAKILKQLHQSCQTDDGEDDLKKGTQLLEIYALEIQMYTAQKNNKKLKTLYEQSLHIKSAIPHPLIMGVIRECGGKMHLREGEFERAHTDFFEAFKNYDESGSPRRTTCLKYLVLANMLMKSGINPFDSQEAKPYKNDPEILAMTNLVVSYQNNDINQFELILKQNRNNIMDDPFIREHIEDLLRNIRTQVLIKLIKPYTRIYIPFISKELNIDVSEVESLLVSCILDSTIRGRIDQVNQVLELDKKSVCAARYNALDKWTGQLHSLHLTIVNKMS from the exons atgtcAGACGGTGAAGATGATTTTATGTGTGAGGAAGAGGAAGATTATGGTCTT gaATACTCTGAAGACTCAAATTCAGAACCTGATGTTGATTTAGAAAATCAATATTATAATAGTAAAGCTTTAAAAGAGGATGATCCAAAAGCAGCTCTACAAAGTTTTCAGAAAGTTTTGGATTTAGAGGGAGGAGAGAAGGGCGAATGGGGTTTCAAGGCTTTGAagcaaatgataaaaattaattttaaattg GGTAATTATAAGGAAATGATGGCAAGATATAAGCAATTATTAACTTACATTAAAAGTGCAGTTACTAGAAACCATTCAGAAAAATCAATAAATTCCATATTAGATTATATTAGTACCTCAAAGAAT ATGGAATTATTACAAGATTTTTATGAAACTACTTTAGATGCGTTAAAGGATGCCAAAAATGATAGGTTATGGTTTAAAACTAATACAAAATTGGGAAAGTTATACTTTGATCGATCAGATTTTAACAAATTAGCAAAGATATTAAAACAACTTCATCAAAGTTGCCAG ACTGATGATGGGGAGGATGATTTGAAGAAGGGTACGCAACTTTTGGAAATCTATGCATTAGAAATACAAATGTATACAGCACAAAAGAATAACAAGAAATTAAAGACTTTATATGAACAAAGTTTACATATTAAAAGTGCTATACCACATCCATTAATAATGGGTGTCATTAGAG aatgtgGAGGAAAAATGCATTTAAGAGAAGGTGAATTTGAAAGAGCACACACTGATTTCTTTGAAGCTTTCAAAAATTATGATGAATCCGGATCACCAAGACGTACTACATGTCTGAAATATTTAGTTCTAGCAAATat GCTTATGAAATCTGGTATCAATCCATTTGACTCCCAGGAAGCGAAACCATACAAAAATGATCCAGAGATCTTGGCAATGACAAACTTAGTAGTCAGTTAccaaaataatgatattaatcagtttgaattaattttaaaacaaaacaGGAATAATATAATGGATGATCCTTTCATAAGAGAACATATCGAAGATTTGTTACGTAATATACGAACACAG gttttaatcaaattaattaaacCATACACTAGAATTTACATCCCTTTTATAAGCAAAGAATTAAATATCGATGTATCAGAGGTTGAAAGTCTCTTAGTGTCTTGTATTTTGGATAGTACTATCCGTGGTCGTATTGACCAG GTGAACCAAGTGCTCGAATTGGATAAAAAATCAGTATGCGCGGCGCGTTATAACGCTCTTGATAAGTGGACAGGACAGTTACACTCTCTGCATTTAACTATAGTAAATAAGATGTCGTAA